One genomic window of Actinoplanes lobatus includes the following:
- a CDS encoding SAM-dependent methyltransferase: MTVPPGIDVNVPNAARMYDYYLGGKDNFAVDRAAADAVLSVAPEMRDAARSGRELIKRVVRHMIVERGIRQIIDIGSGLPTRENVHQIAQEIDPSVRVVYVDRDEVVCRHGQALLSSANTTMVQGDLRDPAAILADPGLRKLIDLDEPAGVLMMFLLHLIPDGDGPHDPVAAIREALAPGSVLAISHAASDARPEHMAKISAIYQRANSPFTPRAPETIRAFFGDWPLEEPGLVHLWPFAELPAGVDPDLAAMGYGAVAVKRR, encoded by the coding sequence ATGACCGTGCCCCCCGGCATCGACGTGAACGTGCCGAACGCCGCCCGCATGTACGACTACTACCTGGGCGGCAAGGACAACTTCGCCGTCGACCGCGCGGCCGCCGACGCGGTCCTGTCCGTGGCGCCGGAGATGCGTGACGCGGCCCGATCCGGCCGTGAGCTGATCAAGCGCGTGGTGCGGCACATGATCGTCGAGCGCGGGATCCGCCAGATCATCGACATCGGGTCGGGCCTGCCCACCAGGGAGAATGTGCACCAGATCGCCCAGGAGATCGACCCGTCGGTGCGGGTGGTCTACGTCGACCGGGACGAGGTGGTCTGCCGTCACGGTCAGGCCCTGCTCAGCTCGGCGAACACCACGATGGTCCAGGGTGACCTGCGCGATCCGGCGGCGATCCTGGCCGACCCGGGCCTGCGGAAGCTGATCGACCTCGACGAGCCGGCCGGCGTCCTGATGATGTTCCTGCTGCATCTGATCCCGGACGGCGACGGCCCGCACGACCCGGTCGCCGCGATCCGGGAGGCGCTGGCCCCGGGCAGCGTGCTGGCGATCTCGCACGCCGCCTCGGACGCCCGGCCCGAGCACATGGCCAAGATCTCGGCGATCTACCAGCGGGCGAACTCGCCGTTCACACCCCGGGCCCCGGAGACGATCCGGGCGTTCTTCGGGGACTGGCCGCTGGAGGAGCCCGGCCTGGTGCACCTGTGGCCGTTCGCCGAGCTGCCGGCCGGGGTGGACCCGGATCTGGCGGCGATGGGCTACGGCGCGGTCGCGGTCAAGCGCCGCTGA